In Camelus ferus isolate YT-003-E chromosome 10, BCGSAC_Cfer_1.0, whole genome shotgun sequence, the following proteins share a genomic window:
- the CAPN5 gene encoding calpain-5 has product MFSCVKPYENQNYSALKRACLRRKVLFEDPNFPATDDSLYYKGTPGPTVRWKRPKDICEDPRLFVDGISSHDLHQGQVGNCWFVAACSSLASRESLWQKVIPDWKEQEWDPEKPNAYAGIFHFHFWRFGEWVDVVIDDRLPTVNNQLIYCHSSSRNEFWCALVEKAYAKLAGCYQALDGGNTADALVDFTGGVSEPIDLTEGDFANDEAKRNQLFERVLKVHSRGGLISASIKAVTAADMEARLACGLVKGHAYAITDVRKVRLGHGLLAFFKSEKLDMIRLRNPWGEREWNGPWSDTSEEWQKVSKSEREKMGVTVQDDGEFWMTFEDMCRYFTDIIKCRLINTSYLSIHKTWEEARLCGTWTQHEDPLQNRSGGCINHKDTFFQNPQYIFDVKKPEDEVLICIQQRPKQSTRWDGKGENLAIGFDIYKVEENRQYRMHSLQHRAASSIYINSRSVFLRTEQPEGRYVIIPTTFEPGHTGEFLLRVFTDVPSNCRELCLDEPPRSCWSSLCGYPQQVTQVHVLGAAGLKDSATGANSYVIIKCEGNKVRSAVQKGTSTPEYDVKGVFYRKKPSQPVVVQIWNHRVLKDEFLGQVHLKADPDDLQALHTLHLRDRSSQQPSDLPGTVAVRILSSASLTAV; this is encoded by the exons GACATCTGCGAGGACCCCCGCCTCTTTGTGGATGGCATCAGCTCCCACGACCTGCACCAGGGCCAGGTGGGCAACTGCTGGTTTGTGGCGGCCTGCTCATCCCTTGCCTCCCGCGAGTCGCTGTGGCAAAAG GTCATCCCAGACTGGAAGGAGCAGGAGTGGGACCCTGAGAAGCCCAACGCCTACGCGGGCATCTTCCACTTCCACTTCTGGCGCTTCGGGGAGTGGGTGGATGTGGTCATCGACGACCGGCTGCCCACCGTCAACAACCAGCTTATCTACTGCCACTCCAGCTCCCGCAATGAGTTCTGGTGTGCCCTGGTGGAGAAAGCCTATGCCAA GCTGGCTGGCTGTTACCAGGCCCTGGATGGAGGCAACACAGCGGATGCACTGGTGGACTTCACAGGTGGCGTTTCTGAGCCCATCGACCTGACCGAGGGTGACTTTGCCAATGACGAGGCCAAGAGGAACCAGCTCTTTGAGCGCGTGTTGAAGGTGCACAGCCGGGGAGGCCTCATCAGTGCCTCAATCAAG GCGGTGACCGCAGCAGACATGGAGGCCCGGCTGGCGTGCGGCCTGGTGAAGGGCCATGCGTACGCCATCACTGATGTGCGCAAGGTGCGCCTGGGCCACGGCCTGCTGGCCTTCTTCAAGTCAGAGAAGCTGGACATGATCCGCCTGCGCAACCCCTGGGGCGAGCGGGAGTGGAACGGGCCCTGGAGTGACAC CTCAGAGGAGTGGCAGAAAGTGAGCAAGAGTGAGCGGGAGAAGATGGGTGTGACGGTGCAGGATGACGGCGAGTTCTG GATGACCTTCGAGGACATGTGCCGATACTTCACTGACATCATCAAGTGCCGCCTGATCAACACGTCTTACCTGAGCATCCACAAGACGTGGGAGGAGGCCCGGCTGTGCGGCACCTGGACGCAGCATGAGGACCCGCTGCAAAACCGCAGTGGGGGCTGCATCAACCACAAGGACACCTTCTTCCAGAACCCACAG TACATCTTTGATGTCAAGAAGCCAGAAGATGAAGTGCTGATTTGCATCCAGCAGAGGCCGAAACAGTCCACCCGCTGGGATGGCAAGGGTGAAAACCTGGCCATTGGCTTTGACATCTACAAG GTGGAGGAGAATCGCCAGTACCGCATGCACAGCCTACAGCACCGAGCTGCCAGTTCCATCTACATCAACTCCCGCAGTGTCTTCCTGCGTACGGAGCAGCCCGAGGGCCGCTACGTCATCATCCCCACCACCTTCGAGCCAGGTCACACTGGCGAGTTCCTGCTCAGAGTCTTCACTGACGTGCCCTCCAACTGTCG GGAGCTGTGCCTGGATGAGCCTCCCCGCTCCTGCTGGAGCTCCCTGTGCGGCTACCCCCAGCAGGTGACCCAGGTGCATGTCCTGGGAGCCGCTGGTCTCAAGGACTCCGCGACAG GGGCCAACTCTTACGTGATCATCAAGTGTGAAGGGAACAAAGTCCGCTCGGCTGTGCAGAAAGGCACTTCCACGCCTGAGTACGACGTGAAGGGCGTCTTCTACCGTAAGAAGCCCAGCCAGCCCGTCGTTGTGCAG ATCTGGAACCACCGAGTCCTGAAGGATGAATTCCTGGGCCAGGTGCACCTGAAGGCCGACCCAGATGACCTCCAGGCCCTGCACACCCTCCACCTCCGAGACCGcagcagccagcagcccagcGACCTGCCGGGCACCGTGGCTGTTCGCATCCTCAGCAGTGCCTCCCTCACGGCCGTCTGA